CGAGAAACCACATAAGCCCCATATCTATCCTGCAGTTCAAGACAAACGGCTGTTTTCCCTACTGCTCTTAGTCCTTCTATGCAAATGATCGGCATCATAACCATCTCCTGTTTTCATAGATGGCAAATATCCCTTTTCTATATGTATTTTCGCTGCAAACAAGCCATTTCCCTTTTTCCATTTTCTTGAAAAATTTGATAACCTGCATAATGAAAAATTCAAACAACTCTAAATGGGAAAATAGAGAGTGTTTGGTTTTTCTTTATATTATTTCCGTTATTGCCTGCAAGGCCGACTTAAGCTGATACTTAAGGATGGAATATTTTATATATTAATATAATAACGAGGTGCGCTTCCTTTCATTACCTTTATTTCATAAACTGTTACTGCTTTCTCTTCTTCTGTTAACCAAACAGAACAGCATCAATGGAGAACACTCCTGCTCCAGTTAATGCAACGCCAATTCCCACAATAGCGAGCATCAAATTATATTCATATCCGCTTTGTGCTGCCCAGAACCTATTTGGTCCACGATTAAAAAACCTGCTATAGGTATAAAGAGTCCAATTGGCGAATAGTTTTTCTAATACTTTATTCCTTTAGCAAAATTAAAGTCCTAAAGTACAAAAAAAGAAACACGCATTGTTTGACAGTTTCTTCCCCTCTTTCTTCCTTCATTCTGCCATTCTAAAAAGCTTGGAAAAAATTAAGGGTGTTTAAAGAACAAGCGTTCGCATATAATAGGATCAGGAGGGATGGCCCATGAAAGGAAATAAATTAACACCAGGATCAAACCTGCGCTGGGAATCCTCACGAATGATCCTGCCGGAACACCGTGAACAATGGCTTCACCATCAAAAACAGCAGACAAAACAAAAAAAGCCAGAGCTTGACCCTCAGCACTGGGAGGAGTTGGAATGGCTTCTAGGTGATGCGATGCGAAATGATGACCCTCTTTGTTTTACGTACTGGCGGGACGGCTTTTTCTTCGAAATCATTGGGAAATGCCACTACATTAATCACGTACAAAAACAGTTTCATTTAGTGACAGATGATGGGATCGAATACTTGCGCTTTGAAGAGCTGGCCGATATCACCTATGCCTAACCAAAGGGCGCTCAGCCAAAGGCCTGCGCCCTCTTTTCTCATCTAGTTCGTTCAACTCTTTCTTATATGGAAAAAATTGTTATAATTACAAGTGGATTATGAGCAAGTTCCACTCTGTAATTAAAACGCTCAGCCCGGTAGATCGACCTGGAGAATTCTACCGGACGGTCATCGAGCCCAGAACTAAGGCGAGTAATACATACTAACTCCTCCGCGTACTCCTAAAATATTCAGCCTCTTTCGATGTAGAGTTAATAGCTGTAACCCAACCTGTCGCGTTCTTAAGCCGGATCTCCATCTGCTGTGCGTACACTTTCAAATAGAAAAAACTAAACACTTAACAAATGCCCCCCGACAGAGGGTACACTGTTGGCGGGCATTCATTTATCTTCGTAAAAAGTAATGTGAAAAATCGACGTCATTATCAAAATCAATTAGGTTCCCTTCACTATCTGTCATGCTGAACCCGAAAGCTACATCTTCGTCGACATTTTCGTTTTCAGCATCTCCAAACATTCCTTCATATTCAAGTGAAGGGTCATAAGTGTCCTGCGGGGTGTCTGCTGTTCCATAGGCTGCAGTCAATTCCCAGCTTTCTTCTGCGTCAAACCGATCATTTTCTACGTCCTCTTTTGTTGTGTCTGTAAATCCTCCCTTACCAGGGATCAACCTTTCTTCTTCTACTGGACGATCAAATGGATCAGGTTCTTGATATGAATGCTGGATGCACTGAAGAGCGGTTGGTTCAGATTCAAGACGTTCAAGTGGAATATCCTCCCCGCACTTCTCACACTTTCCATACGTTCCATCCTCTATTGCCTGCAATGCTTTTTGAATTCGTTTTTGTTCCCGGCCGGAATGCTGCTGCAATGCCATATCTTTTTCTCTCTCGTACAATTCCGTTCCGTTATCGGCTGGATGGTTGTCATAATTAGACAATTCACCGATTGTTTCTCTTGCAAATTCCTCATCTAAACCAAAATGGTCTTTATTGTTTTGCTGCACTTTTTGTAATCGAGACGTCAGCTTGCTTTTCATTTCGGCAAAAAATTCGTTCGTCTTCACCTTTTAGGTTCCTCCTTTCTCTCCCTCTTTACGTAGTATGCTGCAAAGTGCAGAGCGGTTTTCAGCACATTTTTTGGTAATAAGAAAAGCACAAACCGTGCAAACACTTTTGGATATGTTTCTTTTATCAATCCTTATTAATAATTTGTACAAAAAAGCAAAACCTTAAAAGGTGGAGGTGAAAAAATGACTACGTACGATTGTGTTATAGTTGGCGGTGGTTTAGCGGGACTAACAACAGGCCT
This DNA window, taken from Alteribacillus bidgolensis, encodes the following:
- a CDS encoding YolD-like family protein, with translation MKGNKLTPGSNLRWESSRMILPEHREQWLHHQKQQTKQKKPELDPQHWEELEWLLGDAMRNDDPLCFTYWRDGFFFEIIGKCHYINHVQKQFHLVTDDGIEYLRFEELADITYA
- a CDS encoding TraR/DksA C4-type zinc finger protein, whose amino-acid sequence is MKTNEFFAEMKSKLTSRLQKVQQNNKDHFGLDEEFARETIGELSNYDNHPADNGTELYEREKDMALQQHSGREQKRIQKALQAIEDGTYGKCEKCGEDIPLERLESEPTALQCIQHSYQEPDPFDRPVEEERLIPGKGGFTDTTKEDVENDRFDAEESWELTAAYGTADTPQDTYDPSLEYEGMFGDAENENVDEDVAFGFSMTDSEGNLIDFDNDVDFSHYFLRR